The proteins below are encoded in one region of Micromonospora pisi:
- a CDS encoding helix-turn-helix transcriptional regulator, with amino-acid sequence MRAARLISLVLLLQNRETMTAAELAQELEVSERTVYRDVVALGAAGVPVYADRGRAGGYRLLGGYRTRLTGLSRAEADALFLSGLPGPVDEMGLAEPVAAARLKVLAALPAPLRDAARRSGQRFHLDVPGWFGAADPPPLLSDLATAVWRDRVVELRYHRRDREVTRIVQPYGLVLKGGVWYLVARVDDDHRTYRVDRVVGVEVTTTGFDRDGDFDLAGFWSAQVTGFIEAMLPERITVRLSPAGLRALRYLTEPPAAREALAAAGEPDGQGWVVTRLPVESLDVGYSMLLRFGPEIEVLDPPPLRARLAEAAARSDALYRP; translated from the coding sequence ATGCGCGCTGCTCGGCTGATCTCACTGGTGCTGCTGTTGCAGAACCGGGAGACGATGACCGCCGCCGAACTCGCCCAGGAACTGGAGGTTTCCGAGCGGACGGTGTACCGGGACGTGGTGGCGCTCGGCGCGGCCGGGGTGCCGGTCTACGCCGACCGTGGACGGGCCGGTGGTTATCGGCTGCTCGGTGGTTACCGGACCAGGCTGACCGGGTTGAGTCGCGCCGAGGCCGACGCGCTCTTCCTCTCCGGCCTGCCCGGACCGGTCGACGAGATGGGGCTCGCCGAACCGGTCGCCGCCGCCCGGTTGAAGGTGCTGGCCGCGTTGCCTGCACCGCTGCGGGACGCGGCTCGACGCTCCGGGCAGCGGTTCCACCTGGACGTACCCGGCTGGTTCGGGGCCGCCGATCCGCCGCCGTTGCTCAGCGACCTGGCCACGGCGGTGTGGCGCGACCGGGTGGTGGAGCTGCGCTACCACCGGCGCGACCGGGAGGTGACCCGGATCGTGCAGCCGTACGGGCTGGTCCTCAAGGGCGGGGTCTGGTACCTCGTCGCACGGGTCGACGACGACCACCGCACCTACCGGGTGGACCGGGTGGTCGGGGTCGAGGTCACCACGACCGGCTTCGACCGGGACGGGGACTTCGACCTGGCCGGCTTCTGGTCGGCCCAGGTGACCGGGTTCATCGAGGCCATGCTTCCCGAGCGGATCACGGTACGGCTGAGCCCGGCCGGCCTCCGCGCGCTGCGGTACCTGACGGAACCACCGGCTGCGCGGGAGGCGCTCGCGGCGGCGGGCGAACCCGACGGGCAGGGCTGGGTGGTGACCCGGCTGCCCGTCGAGTCACTCGACGTCGGCTACAGCATGCTGCTCCGCTTCGGCCCGGAGATCGAGGTGCTCGACCCGCCGCCGCTGCGGGCCCGGCTCGCCGAGGCGGCGGCCCGGTCGGACGCGCTCTACCGGCCGTGA
- a CDS encoding SDR family oxidoreductase — protein MSQLVDMSPDRNRTERPLTGRIALVAGATRGAGRQIAVQLGAAGATVYATGRSTREQRSELDRPETIEETAELVNEAGGVGIAVPVDHLVPERVEALVQRIDREQGKLDVLVNDVWGADPMIGWDQSLWQHSLADGLRTLRLAIDTHLITSHYALPLLIRSPGGLVVEVGDGTTEYNGNNYRATVFYDLAKTAVNRLAFSQAHELRPYGATAVALTPGWLRSEMMLDFYGVTEENWRDATAREPHFVVSESPAYVGRAVAALAADPDRARWSGQSLSSGQLARVYGFTDLDGSQPDAWRYIVEVQDPGKPADATGYR, from the coding sequence ATGAGCCAACTCGTCGACATGAGTCCCGACAGGAACCGAACGGAACGCCCACTGACCGGCAGGATCGCGCTGGTCGCCGGGGCGACCCGAGGAGCCGGCCGGCAGATCGCGGTGCAGCTCGGCGCTGCCGGCGCCACCGTCTACGCCACCGGTCGCAGCACCCGTGAGCAACGCTCGGAACTGGACCGACCCGAGACCATCGAGGAGACCGCGGAACTCGTCAACGAGGCCGGCGGCGTCGGCATCGCGGTGCCGGTCGACCATCTGGTGCCGGAGCGGGTCGAGGCGCTGGTCCAACGGATCGACCGGGAGCAGGGAAAGCTGGACGTACTGGTCAACGACGTGTGGGGCGCCGATCCGATGATCGGTTGGGACCAGTCGCTCTGGCAGCACTCACTCGCCGACGGGCTGCGTACGCTCCGCCTGGCGATCGACACCCACCTGATCACCAGCCACTACGCGTTGCCGCTGCTGATCCGCTCGCCCGGTGGCCTGGTGGTCGAGGTCGGCGACGGCACCACGGAGTACAACGGGAACAACTACCGCGCCACGGTCTTCTACGACCTGGCGAAGACGGCGGTCAACCGACTCGCCTTCAGCCAGGCCCACGAACTGCGCCCGTACGGCGCGACCGCGGTCGCGCTGACGCCGGGCTGGCTACGCTCGGAGATGATGCTCGACTTCTACGGCGTCACCGAGGAGAACTGGCGGGACGCGACCGCGCGGGAACCGCACTTTGTCGTCTCGGAGTCGCCCGCGTACGTCGGCCGTGCGGTCGCCGCCCTCGCCGCCGACCCGGACCGGGCCCGCTGGTCCGGTCAGTCGCTCTCCAGCGGCCAACTCGCCCGGGTCTACGGCTTCACCGACCTCGACGGCAGCCAGCCCGACGCCTGGCGCTACATCGTCGAGGTACAGGACCCGGGCAAGCCCGCCGACGCCACCGGCTACCGCTGA
- a CDS encoding nucleotidyltransferase domain-containing protein gives MRLLLAGIVGSTAYGLARPGSDVDRLGLFAAPTVAFHGLHPPQASIVTTSPDRTLHEAGKWCRLALSGNPTATELVWLPDELYETRTDLGDRLVGLRTAFLAAPRVRAAYLGYAGQQFRKLESRGDGTFSADTRRRTAKHARHLARLVHQGRVLYATGRLPIRLDDPRSFVDFGDRVAAGEVDEARALLAEAERDFDTIRSPLPEQPDEPAVESWLLDVRAANLPQD, from the coding sequence ATGCGCCTGCTCCTCGCCGGGATCGTCGGCTCGACCGCGTACGGCCTGGCCCGCCCGGGGTCCGACGTGGACCGGCTCGGTCTATTCGCCGCGCCCACGGTCGCCTTCCACGGGCTGCACCCGCCGCAGGCGTCGATCGTGACCACGTCACCGGACCGGACCCTGCACGAGGCGGGCAAGTGGTGCCGGCTGGCACTGAGCGGCAACCCGACCGCGACCGAGTTGGTCTGGCTGCCCGACGAGTTGTACGAGACCCGGACCGACCTGGGCGACCGGCTGGTCGGCCTCCGTACGGCATTCCTGGCCGCTCCCCGGGTCCGGGCCGCCTACCTCGGTTACGCCGGCCAGCAGTTCCGCAAGCTCGAGTCGCGCGGCGACGGTACGTTCTCGGCCGACACCCGGCGACGGACCGCCAAACACGCCCGCCACCTGGCCCGCCTCGTCCACCAGGGCCGCGTGCTGTACGCGACCGGCCGGCTGCCGATCCGGCTCGACGACCCCCGGTCCTTCGTGGACTTCGGCGATCGGGTCGCCGCCGGGGAGGTGGACGAGGCACGTGCGCTGCTGGCCGAGGCCGAACGGGACTTCGACACCATCCGCAGCCCGTTGCCGGAACAGCCGGACGAGCCGGCCGTCGAGAGCTGGCTGCTCGACGTACGCGCGGCGAACCTGCCGCAGGACTAG
- a CDS encoding alanyl-tRNA editing protein, with protein MGVTQHGHTVRLDLADPTLREWTCTVVHVDPDRGIVLDRSAFYPGGGGQPPDHGVLLWQGTQTRIVGTHKGDDLYLIPAEGDPVPPVGTAVTGALEETRRTMLMRTHSGLHVLCGVVFRDFGALVTGNSMEPGEARMDFNLPEVPADFKTRLEELVNVEVAADRSVAVKVLPRDQALALPDIIRTQSNLIPADEQEIRIVDIVGLDVQADGGTHVASTAQIGKVQVVKVESKGKANRRVRVRLVE; from the coding sequence GCGGGAGTGGACGTGCACGGTGGTGCACGTCGACCCGGACCGGGGGATCGTGCTGGACCGTTCGGCGTTCTACCCGGGTGGCGGCGGCCAGCCGCCGGACCACGGTGTGCTGCTCTGGCAGGGCACGCAGACCCGTATCGTCGGCACCCACAAGGGCGACGACCTCTACCTGATCCCGGCCGAGGGCGATCCGGTCCCACCGGTCGGCACCGCCGTCACCGGCGCGCTTGAGGAGACCCGGCGCACCATGCTGATGCGCACCCACTCCGGGCTGCACGTGCTCTGCGGGGTGGTGTTCCGGGACTTCGGTGCCCTCGTCACCGGCAACAGCATGGAACCGGGCGAGGCCCGGATGGATTTCAACCTGCCCGAGGTGCCGGCCGACTTCAAGACCCGGCTGGAGGAACTGGTCAACGTCGAGGTGGCGGCCGACCGCTCGGTGGCGGTGAAGGTGCTGCCGCGCGACCAGGCGCTGGCGCTGCCGGACATCATCCGGACCCAGAGCAACCTGATCCCCGCCGACGAGCAGGAGATCCGGATCGTCGACATCGTCGGGCTGGACGTACAGGCCGACGGGGGCACGCACGTCGCCTCGACCGCCCAGATCGGCAAGGTCCAGGTGGTCAAGGTGGAGAGCAAGGGCAAGGCCAACCGCCGGGTACGGGTCCGCCTGGTCGAGTGA